The Rhinolophus sinicus isolate RSC01 linkage group LG15, ASM3656204v1, whole genome shotgun sequence region GAGCCTCCTCCAGCCACTGGGGTCACCTGCCCTTCCGCGTTCACGCCGTCCAGGGCACCAATTCTTCCGTCTAACCTAGTCCGTAGGCCCGGCTGCGGAATTAAGCCCCGCTCCCTCTTCCTGACCTTGGGGAGCCGGCCGCTCCCCGCCCCGTCCCCTCACAGACGCCCTAGGGGCTCCCACTCAAAGAGCAGACAttcctcccatccccccaccctcctAAATTTAGGGCCCCTGTGTCTCTTCCGGGACCGACCGGACTTCAGTCCAAATAGGGAAAGATACAGTGGAAAAGATGGGTTTGGGGGGGACCTGGACCCTGAAGTCACTTTTCCAGGACCCTCAGAGACCCGACACCCGATCAGTCGCAcgtccctctcctctcctctcctcccccggACCCAGATAAAGACCCGCAGGGCCCACACTTGCTCGGACCCCGCTTCGCGCGCCCCCTCGACTCCATCCCCCAAGACAGGCgaggggctgggaaggaaggGGGGTCTCTACAGGCTCACCTGGGGCGGAGGCGCTCGCTCATGGCAGCGGGTGGAGGGGAGCGACGCAGCGCCGCTCCGCGAGCAGAGGGAACAGAGGGTGTTGTGTTTCCGCGGCCGCCACGCCCACCCCCTCGGGCCTTGGCTCTCGCCGCGGCTCGGGTGGACGCTGCCGGCGGTGAGTACCCCTCGGTGGGACCCGTACCACTGCTACTTCCGGCGTCTGCTCCGCGCCCCCCCATGTCGCAGCTGCCGTGGTACCGCCCTCTCGCGGCTGCGCATTGGCGCGACCTCGGCCTCTCAGGCCGGTAACCCCACCAACGGGAAGAGGCGGGCTCGGAGGGGGAGGAGCTACTGGGAACTTCTGGGAGGAGGGGCCTTCATTAGAGGTGCCCGAAGCTTTCGCCTGTCGCAACCTCGCGGGGACGGCGTAAAAGCCAAGCCAggtttcaataaaattaaattatgtcaTAATAATGGTACATAATGAGGGTTTGAGTTCAGTCCTTGTGAggtaacaaaaattttaaaaatagctgcgAAGCCTCAGGCAGTCATGTAGACGGCTTGCCGCGGGTCCCGGGACCGGGAGTTGGGAGGCCGCCTGTGCGCGGCTCTGGGGAGCTTGTTGCGTGGGCTTCCTGCACTTTTATGTCTTGCGAGGTGAGGACGCGACTCTGGGGGAGTGTCGATGGGCGGGGCTCTTTCCTACGGGCGCCTCCGCCCTAGGTCTGGGGGCGACTGTCCGGAGCCGAGAGGGGAGTCGATTGGGTGATGAGCCAGTTGGGGGGCTTCCCCGAGACGCACAATGAGCCCCAGGGGCTCTGGCGCCTTGCGCTTGAGGCTGCGGGAAGGCCGGCCTCGGACCCAGGAGCCGCCGGGCGGTCCCCGCCCGCTCCGCTGGAAACCGCTCGCGAGCGGCGTGAAAAGGAAGAGAGGGGCGGAGGGCAGGCGGGGTGACACGGCCGAGAGGGGAAATGTCCGCGGGAGAGCGTAGGGGGTGAAGACGGAGATAAGCGTATCTTTGAGATCGGCCCTGTGTCCGGGAGGACGGTGAAGCCTGAACTCGCCGCTTCCCGGAACACCGAACGGGAGCTGCCCTGCGAAGAACCCAGTTAGTTGTGTTCGGTTCAGTACTGTCGAGTTACTTCTCCGATTGTGTCTTGCACAGGCTGACATTAAAATCTGGTTTCATTCTGCCAGACTCGGGAACGGCGAACGTGAGGCATGGAGATCCGGGAGAGACAACCGCACACTTAGCATCCTAGCAGAGAAGCGCTGGTAAGAAAGCAGGCACCCACCGTCAGACGTtaccatgtgagggcacagagaAGTGTGAGGGTGGAACGCTGTACAGGCAGGCACGTCTCACGGGTTCGGAAAGTCATTAGCCTAAGGCCCGGGGACTGGCGACAGTTGTGGGTGGTTTTGTAAATAACCGGCCCGTAACTTTCACTATGTTGTCAAAGGGGTACCTGCAAAGTAAGAATAATTACTGTAAAATCTGTTGGCAGAAAAGGTTTTGTTTGCCTGACTTCATGTAGGACAAGGTGGCTTGGTTGCTTTGATAAATGGTTTGGCCAGGATGATACATATTTACTTTGTAAATGGTTTCAGTCTCCCTTTTTGACCTATGTAGTGGTCGGAAGATATTCACACTTACAATACTTTATATTATGCGCGTGTTTATGTCCAGAGAAAGAATTCATAGAACAAGGATCCCACGCCAGGCTGAGTACTAGATTTTGAGAATACTGTGCACAGAATAGACATGTCTTTGCCCTCTGGAACTttatagaaagaagaaatgtaaaaaaacagATCACTTTGAACTGAACTTTGtaatcaaatatttctttttcttactggaaaataataaagacatataaattttgttaatgtttttatatgGTATAAATGTCACAAACTGTCAAACTAAACAAAGTTGCCAGTAATCCTTTGTACtacaaaatatcagtaaaaaatTGGGGGCCGTGCTCCCTCCGTGTATATATGATTTGTGCATTATACATACTTTTATCTATGTATATGTGtaggtaatatatgtatatatacacacatacatatacacaaacatacacattaCTAATATGTTAAATGTTACTAGAGCTCAATTTCTCGTGCTTAGATAATGgaagttctaatattttcttcttgcaCCCCATGAATCTTCCATATATATCACTTTAGAAACCAATCAACCATCTCCAATTCCTGGCCCGAGTTTTCTATTCTTCACCACTCTCTCCTTGAATGATCTATGTGTTTAAGGGTTTTGAACAATTCCTCTTTACCCATGTGATATCCAGTCGACTTGCTACAACCTTAAATAGCAAACCTTTTATTTTGGTATTTGGATACCTCTTCCTTCCACTAACCATTAATTCATTAGACGTAACTCTTTCATCTTCTCACCTCCTAGTCAGGGATGTTGAGAAATCTCTTTGATAGTCTTCTGTAAGGATTGATTCCTAGAAGACTTCCTAATGTAAAATACCAAGTGTAAATGGAGCCAGGGACATTTATCAAAATCAAACTGTGTCTTCTATTGTTCTACCTGTATAAGAATGGatcaaaacaaacttttaaaaatttatctttaaccTAGGTTCTTCCAAATGAATTGAAAAGGTGTGACACAAATAAAATACTGGTATTTACTCTGAAATTATGTGCTCCTTATACTCTCCTGTTTGCCTTTTTCAGGAATAGGAGACGGATATTGTACCCAGAATGGAAGAGTGTCCGTATTGTAAGAAACAATTTAAACGATTAAAATCCCACTTGCCGTACTGTAAGATGATAGGACCAACTATGCCTGCTGATCAAAATGTTTGTCCGTCCAAGCAGCCTACACTCTCACGTGCTAAGAAAACGAAAAGTCCAATCAAAGACCTGAATAAAGCTGAAGAGAGAGAGTTGGTGACAAAGAGTGGGAAAAGAAATGCTAAGTTGATAAAGGACAAACCAGAAGAGACAACTGAGTCCTTCCCACTACCAGCTATTGGTGTGGAAAGAGCAAGTAATACAAAGGCAGATAAACACATCAAAAATCAAATTCAACTCTCCCTCAACATGTTAAAAAATCCTGAACCAAAGATTACTTCCCAAggagaaactaaggctcagtTTTATGCATCAGAGAACACTACTCCTAAAAGAGAACTTGCCAAAGATTTGCCTAAATCAGGGGAAAGTAGAAGTAATCCTTCAGAAACCAAAGAATCTTTACCTTTTGGCCCAATGGAACCTTCTTTGTCAAATCAAGATAGGAAATATTCTTCAGCCTTAGCTAATGATGTACAAACCACTTATGCTCATTTAAAATTGGACAAAATTGATCCCTCAAGACAGAAGCTTCCAGTAACATTACTAGCTATGCCTATTGGTGATTATCATAGTTCTCTCAGAAATGTCAATGATGGGGATGAAAGAGTAAGAACTTCGTTTTTAAGTAATGAGAGAGACTCCAAGGCCAGGCATCACCTCTCAGAAGTCTCTACTGAGGTTAGAGACCCTGAGAATCAGGAAAAGAACAGGGTTTTAGGTTTTAAAGTTAGCCCATTAGGTAAAATCCAAGTCAAGAAGAACCAAGGAGGACTTAACCTTGGGGTAGAGGCATGTGGGAACAAAGGACATGCAGGGGAACGTGTATCTGTAACAGAAATGCAAGAATGCTCTTCCGTGAGCGACAACTCGAAGAACTTCAGTACCGATGATTCAGCCACAGAGAAGAAATCTCGAGATGAAGGTCCCAGTGTAAATTTGTTCACACCAAGGGACACAACTTGCAatgagtttctttctgtgtcACAGTCACGTAATCAAAGTCTTGCCTCTCTGGCTATGAAATTTCTTCAAGAAGAGAAAGCAGCAGCCTGCAATCGTAATCAAGTCCCTGATGTAAAGGCATTGATGGGGAGCGAGGAACAAGCTTCTCGGCAGCCCCCATCTGGCTATCAGCCCCAAGCCTCACACCCTGGGTGCCAGCCGTCTTTACATCCAACCCAGCGTCATACTTCTAAAAGCCCCTTCACCCATCAGGTGGATGTTCCCGGCAAGAAGGCCCTTCCCGGCTCCCTGGGGCTGGAGTGGTTTCCAGAGCTCTATCCCGGTTATCTTGGATTAGGGGTGTTGCCAGGAAAGCCTCGGGATTGGAATTCAACGGCCCAGAAGCCCCAGCTCATCAGTCCCCAGGGGGAAAGACTTTCACAAGGTAAACATGCTCGATTTCAAGGGCCATCCAGCCCATAGaaactgctctgtgccttttaaaTTAATGCGATTCAGAATACTAATATTTTCACTCGGCTTAGTTTTACCTGGGAACTCCAGTGCACTGGACTTACATTGTtctgaaaacattatttcttgtTCCAGGGGTAACAGTGCTTTAtcactctcccttcccctccaccaGTAGTTGAAGGTTGGATTAAGACAGGGTGGCTGGTGATATTGATAACAGTTGAATTTCTACCCTGGGAAGAGGCGTGGCCAGTAGAAATTGGGTGGGTATTCAAGCTGAACAGACTCAAGAAAAGCATGAAGACTTAAGGGTCCACCTATATAGAACAAGCTCTGTGTTCAGATTTCAGTCAGGCCCAGGTTGTACACAAATAGGTTCCAGGTTTATGGTCAAGTGCAACATCTGGGAATTTAGAGCGGCAAGGTACAAGCAGACACTACTTTTGGATTTGGGGGCAAGATGAGATGAAAACTGTCCCGGGAGGCACGGCATTCAAGGCAGATAGTTGGAAGTGGAGGTGCAGGAGATGAGGACCAGGAATAGAGGGGGCagcaaaaaaggaacagaagGCCATCCATGCACTAGAAAAATTAATCCACAAAGAACAGGACCCAAGAATGCAACCAGAGGTTGAGCCTGAAGACATAAGAGATTAgctcaggggggtggggggcactggaCATCGAAACTGATCTGAATTGTAAATCAGTTTCTTCAGAAGCTTCTAGGCACCTTGTTGGTGCCTAGAATCGCTTAACTAGTGGGTTGGACTGAGGCCCCAGGTAGGAGCGAAAACGTTCCCAAGTGTCATTTCAGGTATCCTCGTTTTTTCCTGCTGAATCTCACCTTTAGTTATTGGACTACCTCTCTAGTTACAGTATagaaactgtcttcattttcctCACCCGGAAACttggtgtttttttccctttttaggTTTGCTAGGGGCATCAGGTTAATGTAGCATCCatcttgtttgtgtgtgtgcagtgttATTGATGCTTTTAGATGTATTTTGACAGGAGACCTGTAGTGACTCCGAATAGATTCACACCTGAAAAACTTGTATTCTCTCTTGCTAAACGGATGTATTTTTCCCTCggatacattttataaatgaccGCATAGTCACAAAACCCCAGTTTGTCAGGTCTAGAAAGCATTTTCTGTCGTATTTTAATTATCCCTTTCTGAAGATTTCAAAATGGAAGTGTATTAAGACTTGCCAGCCCAAGCTGCATTTTCTTCAACTGCCTCAGCGGTTATCGATTTTTTTACAAACAGGTCAAATATCTAGACTCTCTTTACAAAATTGTACTCTCAAGCCTCTTCTCCGTATGAGACGTTGAAtgaatgttaacatttttgttgCTGTGGTTTTCCGAGTGCTTCCGCCGATTGTTTTGGCCTCGCCCTTCGGAGAGGTGAGCAAAGtgattttgtgtctgttttgtagATGatgaaacaagcacagggagaatgaatgatttgtccaaggtcatgttGCCAATCAGTGGTAGAGTTACAAGTAGAACCCAGTCTCCTGAGGCCTAGCTGAATCCTTTCCACTAAGCCATGTTGTAGAAAATATGCCGTGACTAGAAACATACATAGGTGTCTGTTAAatctctgtccttctctgtccTTTTCAGTTGCATAAACACAGCCCATAGCAAATCTTTGTTGTCTGTACTATCTTTTGTAGTGCTAAGGCGTGTCCTTGATACATCCACTtgttattttagaagaaaaaaggggGAACTGACGTTTGTCAAGTGGTGACTGTTCCAGTCATTGTGCTAGGTACTTTGCattgttatctcatttaactctccTAACAATTCTGAAGTGATGTCACTGACCTGCCCTCTTTCACAGGTGGGGAATCTGAGCCTCAGGCATCTTAACTGACTTGCCCATGCTCATACCGTAAGTGGCAGTCAGGATCCAAATCCAGGTCCATCTGACTTGTACATCCACGGTCTTTAAACCCTGCCTCAGGCAACTATTTGTAGCAATTAGTGGTAGGTATCGTGGTTGATGTAAGTTAGTTGACACACTCACTTTAGTGGGTCCCAAGAATACAGTCATAATGGAAGAGAGACACAGTAACTTATGTCATCAAATCACTAGGCTTCTGAGATTGACTATGGGGGGAAATACAATCCTTCCTTCAACAATAAGTTCTTCTAGAATAGGGTTAGGAACTGTTTTGTTTCTAGAGACTTTTACAGTCCGTAGTATGTGATCAGTTTGGTTTCCTATCAGACAAAGTGTGGCCATCACAGTGCCACTAGTTCTGTTACAAACTGAAAAACGATAGAAGTAGGCTCCACAATTAATGCTCAGACTTTGATGCTGCCACTGAATGAACAGAAGACACTAGAGGAAACCATAGGATCGCGGGTCGAGACCTGATTCTTCAGTTGCCCAAGGAAGACTTCAAGGCCATCAGAATCTACAAGGATGAAAAGTGTGGCTCCTCTGTCATTTCACCAGGCGATGGCTACCTCCAGTGACTGCAAATTAAATTGAACTTTCCTGGGTCTTTGCAGAAGAGCATGGGCTGTCCATTCGGCCTTCTTTACCTCAGGAAGCCAGTATCTTTCTTTGATACTTACAGGCAGGGTCAGTGAGCTAACAACTGAATTAACTGTATATGTCAGCTATGATGCCTGCATGTTTACATAGATTATCTCAGGTAAACTTGTACCAATCCTGAGAGGCTGGTCTTagccccttttacagatgaggaaactgagtttcagagtggataaataacttgcccaacGTCAAGTTTCAGTTGAAGGTTGGCATCTAACATTGCCTGATGGTCTTTGCCAAGCGTTTCCAAGCTTCGTTTTCCTCTGTTGGCTGTAACGCTTCAGGACGATGTCAGATACGCTTCCCACGTAAGGAAACCTGTGGCAGCAGCTAGTCCTCGTATGCAGGGCACCTGAGCAAACTGAGGCGACGTGATTGCACCGGACAAAAAGGTGCCCAGGGCCTTGTGAGGCATAAAAGACTATTATGTCATTTGAATGAAACAAGGTAGAACCAAAAGCTCTCATGGCCAACAAAAAATGGATATATTTTGGTGGCCTAAGCTAGGAAGTCCCAAGGCAACTGATAGTTCTGAGGGTGCCATGGAGTTTTAGTCAATCAGGGATAAGAATTCAGCTTACGGAGTTCAGCGGCATCAGGAGCCATCTTTCGAGGTTCAGGGAGAAAGCTTTTCATGGActtaccgtgttcccccgaaaataagacctagccggacaatcaactcgaatgcgtcttttggagcaaaaatgaaaataagacccggtcttattttactataagacctggtcttatataataatatataatatattattatgtaatataataatataagaccaggtcatatatattaatttttgttccaaaagacgcattagagctgattgtccagctaggtcttattttcagggaaacacggtagtaccaaAATGAGTAGTTTTCCTGGCCTTGGAGAAATTAGATTTTAGAAGTTCAAGATTTAAATCTCAAGAGACTCAACAGGTACAGCGATAGAAACTCGTTTCCGTTATTCAGAGGAAAGCTTGCAGAGTCCCCGTAGCCTTGAGAACGCTCAGCCGGGGGCACTTGGTGGAGCCTTTGCAGAATTCAGGGTGCCTTGGCTTTCGGGACTCAATTTAAGAGATCGAGGTCCTTGTTGCCAAGTCTGGACAGTCAGCAGTTTCACACGGGCATTATTTAGATTAAAGATTCGTAGAGACGGAAGGCCTCCAGTCCTCTATCTTCCTAAGTGTTTCTGTAGAGCAGCCAAGTTAGAGAACTGCTGACGTAGGTGCCTCAGACCCAGTGGGCAAATCTCAGACAAatggtgggtggaggggagggtaTTTGGAAAAAGTAGAGTTCACGTAACtacaaaaagcaaaacttagCTGATGGGGATAGCAGAAGGTAAAGTGAGAAACCTTACAGGGTCATGGGTTTTTAAAGGCCGGGAAACAGCTAAATGAAGGCTCTTTTCTAATCTTTAAACAGCATTTCCATCCATCGGGTATCGTGAGAGATGCTCGAGGTGGGGCACGTGAGGAAGGGGCTCAATAGTCAGGATCAGAACTTGCGCAGGAATATAACAAGCCAGGGTGTAGGTCCCCTACTGGCCAGAGGAGTCCATGGAAGGGGGTGTTTTAGATCAAAACATGCATATAATCAATAGCCAGAGATTTAAAGGCGGAAGTTAAATCATACGTCTGGAATTCCAACTAGGCCAGAAGGGTGTTAGGAAATGTTAGAGGTCGAGAGGGTAGGTGAGAGTTTTCAGTGGTTGAGTTAGTGGAGCCAGTGTTGCTGGCAGGTTAACCACCCGTGTGGGGTTTGAAATGCACCTGAGTGGGTATGGGGCAGTGTCTAGGAGATGGGGGGACAGACACGGTCATGGGTATTAGCAGTCCCAGGCCCACAACCAGGCCAAAAGGGATGGAAATCAGAACCCAAGGTACCTGGGCAACAGGCAAGAAGGCATCGAAAAAACTGTAGCAGGACTTCTGTGGGTTCTGAGCTGGCCCCTCCTGGGCTTCTTAGATATCCCTGCTCAGGGCCTGAATTGATGTCATACACGTAAATTTGAGCCTGAGCCAAAATAAACAGGCTCAGCTGGCTGGAGACAGAACAGATTTGAGGAGCCACACGCAGGGCTCCTGACACTGCTGAGAAAGCGGGTATAATTGCAGATGTTTTCTCCccatcttttcaaattttttccagGATGAATGGGTTATGCCATGCTTTGTTTTTTCAAGTGACTAATCACCTTGCAAGAAAATTATCTTCTGTGCAATTTCTTGGAAGCTAGCATGGTTCTTTTCATTGTGACTTAATACAATGGtgatcatttgtatatatttttacaccCACGGCAACTTTTACCACACTTGCTAAACGTGTcgtaaatatttgcttaatttatCTACTGTCCCTGATGAAGCAAACCAAGACCAGAGAACCGGCAATCGAAGACATTCCCTGCCTATcattaaacataaagaaaaaatggtgCAGGAAAAATCTAAATACATGGCACAGACCCTCCTTTGTGTTTCCACTTTGGTTATCCGTGTGTTGAACATAAGAAATGTTGACTGATCAGCAATAGCAATGGGGTACTAGAACAGACGTGCTGCGCGTAGATACAGTGACAAGTAGCAGTGGTTAATATTCAAATCGTAGAAGGTCGTGCTTTTTGCTAAGATGTTTAGCAGGTGATAGCGAATAGGAATGATTCATTCCATTAGGCACGTACACAGGGTCATCTGAGCAGAGTGTTCAGATCGAAAAGTGTATCCAGGTCCTGATCCCCAGGGCTCGCTCAGCCTTGGAAAAGCCTGTTTTTGACGTGCAATAGAGCTGCAGCCCAGTGCAGATGTTAATCCACCTCTTTAGAATATACTTTCCCGAGGCCTAGCCCTGGGAACTTTGGGTACTGAGTGTCCGGGAAGAGGATCCATTTAGATGAACTATCATTGTAACTTCTGTTTGGAACCGTAGTTCCTTTGTTGGGAAGAAGTTTGACTGCTCTGAGGAGTTGGGAACCACCAGCAACCTCCACCGTCTCTCTAATGAGGCTCTTGGGAGCTGTGCAAAAAGGTGAGGCCGGAGTCATTAACTGTTGCGTTCTGTTGCTGCTTCCAAGCATTtggagaattttctttctttagccaTGACTGTCAAGGCTAAAGAAAGGAGACAAATGTGTCGTCTTCCTGCTCATCTGTTTGTCTGCTTTCATTCTGGAGTCTGACATACTTGAAAGCACCAAAGCTAATAAAATAGCAGTTGCCATTTATTAAacagctttcattttttaatacctACCTCCGCCTGTCTGCCGCCTACCCCCATCTCTCCCTCGCCCACATTGATCGTCCCAAAGCCAGGAAGACTAAATCTTACGTTAATCAGTCCATCGTAGTAATCTCCTCGCCACTAAAGATTTTAACCTAACTCCCCAAAACAACAGGAACTAattgaaatttcttaaaataaacgTCTTC contains the following coding sequences:
- the MTNAP1 gene encoding mitochondrial nucleoid-associated protein 1, encoding MEECPYCKKQFKRLKSHLPYCKMIGPTMPADQNVCPSKQPTLSRAKKTKSPIKDLNKAEERELVTKSGKRNAKLIKDKPEETTESFPLPAIGVERASNTKADKHIKNQIQLSLNMLKNPEPKITSQGETKAQFYASENTTPKRELAKDLPKSGESRSNPSETKESLPFGPMEPSLSNQDRKYSSALANDVQTTYAHLKLDKIDPSRQKLPVTLLAMPIGDYHSSLRNVNDGDERVRTSFLSNERDSKARHHLSEVSTEVRDPENQEKNRVLGFKVSPLGKIQVKKNQGGLNLGVEACGNKGHAGERVSVTEMQECSSVSDNSKNFSTDDSATEKKSRDEGPSVNLFTPRDTTCNEFLSVSQSRNQSLASLAMKFLQEEKAAACNRNQVPDVKALMGSEEQASRQPPSGYQPQASHPGCQPSLHPTQRHTSKSPFTHQVDVPGKKALPGSLGLEWFPELYPGYLGLGVLPGKPRDWNSTAQKPQLISPQGERLSQVPLLGRSLTALRSWEPPATSTVSLMRLLGAVQKGWIRCSARVGGITMLVTGYFVLCCSWSFRHLRLQRWRK